A single Miscanthus floridulus cultivar M001 unplaced genomic scaffold, ASM1932011v1 os_2586_1_2, whole genome shotgun sequence DNA region contains:
- the LOC136535168 gene encoding uncharacterized protein: MLFFDRARYGDSNADPKRGLKSDATDVEELADALQLRDKFYVVGCSMGGYLAWRIAACTPPSPFRLPGVALATPMVNYWWPLPANVSRTTYGKLHVQDRRTFWITHHAPSLLHAWLA; this comes from the exons ATGCTCTTCTTCGACAGAGCTAGGTACGGTGACAGCAACGCCGACCCGAAGCGCGGTCTCAAGAGCGACGCCACGGACGTCGAGGAACTCGCCGACGCGCTGCAGCTCAGGGACAAGTTTTACGTGGTAGGGTGCTCCATGGGCGGCTACCTAGCGTGGAGGATAGCAGCTTGCACACCACCATCTCCGTTCAG GCTGCCCGGAGTGGCTCTGGCCACGCCGATGGTGAACTACTGGTGGCCACTGCCTGCCAACGTGTCGAGGACCACGTACGGGAAGCTCCACGTCCAGGACCGTAGGACCTTCTGGATCACGCACCATGCGCCATCGCTGCTCCACGCTTGGCTCGCGTAG